The proteins below come from a single Cylindrospermopsis raciborskii Cr2010 genomic window:
- a CDS encoding metallophosphoesterase, protein MKRREFFLLCGLGTLGLTVVSKNLINKNSQNATSKTAIAGNVQPQEPLLRFVSVADTGTGDKGQYAVAKAMNEYHRKKPYNLVILAGDNIYNNGEIEKVEAVFERPYQPLLEKGVKFHACLGNHDIRTDNGVPQVNYPKFNMLGRYYTFTRENVQFFALDTNGNADWKNQLIWLDKELNSSKAVWKIVFGHHPIYASGVYGSNANFIKTFTPIFQKYGVQLYINGHEHHYERTKPINGTTYLICGAGAGSRPVGRSPWTEYSTRDLSFAAYDVYADRMEINAIDTSNRVFDRAVIQSN, encoded by the coding sequence ATGAAAAGACGAGAATTTTTTCTCCTATGCGGTTTAGGTACACTAGGACTAACTGTTGTAAGCAAAAACCTGATTAACAAAAACAGTCAAAATGCTACCTCCAAGACTGCTATAGCGGGGAATGTCCAACCCCAGGAACCATTACTGCGATTTGTTTCCGTAGCAGACACGGGGACAGGAGATAAAGGACAGTATGCAGTAGCAAAAGCGATGAATGAATATCATCGCAAAAAACCCTACAACCTGGTTATTTTGGCTGGAGACAACATTTATAACAATGGGGAAATTGAGAAAGTAGAAGCAGTTTTTGAACGTCCCTATCAACCCTTACTGGAAAAAGGCGTGAAATTTCATGCTTGCTTGGGCAATCACGACATTAGAACCGATAATGGTGTGCCTCAAGTGAATTATCCCAAATTTAACATGTTAGGGAGATACTATACCTTCACCCGAGAAAACGTTCAGTTTTTCGCTTTAGATACCAATGGCAATGCGGACTGGAAAAATCAACTAATTTGGTTAGATAAAGAACTAAACTCCAGCAAAGCTGTTTGGAAGATTGTATTTGGTCATCACCCAATTTATGCTTCTGGTGTTTATGGGAGCAATGCCAATTTCATCAAAACCTTCACCCCCATATTTCAAAAGTATGGAGTTCAACTTTACATTAACGGTCACGAACATCATTATGAGCGAACTAAACCCATTAATGGCACAACCTATCTGATTTGCGGTGCAGGTGCGGGAAGTCGTCCCGTTGGTCGCTCCCCATGGACAGAATACTCTACTAGGGATTTGAGTTTTGCTGCTTATGATGTTTATGCAGATAGGATGGAAATTAACGCTATTGATACAAGTAACCGTGTTTTTGATAGAGCTGTTATTCAAAGTAACTAG
- a CDS encoding ParA family protein, which yields MTAKVISICNLKGGVGKTTLVMTLAEYLAGDTIYDKRVLLIDLDPQTNLTSAMMSEDVWEWEYDQKGLTLPFLLKNVDYFLEKPHSTRFIVQDQVSNVRNKNSFNCLHLIPSSPRLFDVQEYLPANAVAILHNILTPLKEQYDYVLIDCPPSINNVIKSAFYASDFCLIPCVPSRMSIHGLELLLEKLRLFKKEYDHHITPMGTIISRYNGTNSQTHNLNFITVNPLLPPTFTIKIPERSKIAEGLDFDQQLTYKQKYGDVHETMIALAKEFMYRVDNSTVFQSVIA from the coding sequence ATGACTGCCAAAGTAATTAGTATCTGTAACCTCAAAGGTGGGGTGGGTAAAACCACTCTAGTAATGACCTTAGCAGAATATTTAGCAGGTGACACCATATATGACAAACGGGTGCTTCTGATCGACTTGGATCCTCAAACTAATCTCACTAGTGCTATGATGTCGGAAGATGTATGGGAGTGGGAATATGACCAAAAGGGTTTAACTCTACCTTTTTTACTGAAAAATGTCGATTACTTCCTGGAGAAACCCCATAGTACAAGGTTCATTGTTCAAGACCAGGTTTCTAATGTCAGAAATAAAAACTCTTTTAACTGTCTGCATTTAATTCCTAGTAGTCCCAGACTATTTGATGTTCAAGAGTACTTACCAGCTAATGCTGTAGCTATTTTACATAACATTCTTACACCCTTAAAAGAACAATATGACTATGTTCTCATTGATTGTCCACCTAGCATCAACAATGTGATCAAAAGTGCCTTCTACGCTAGCGATTTTTGTTTAATCCCCTGTGTACCCAGTCGCATGTCAATTCATGGTCTGGAATTACTCCTGGAAAAACTCAGACTATTTAAAAAAGAATATGACCATCATATCACTCCTATGGGTACCATCATCTCCCGCTATAATGGTACTAATTCTCAAACACACAATTTGAATTTTATTACTGTTAATCCTCTATTACCTCCCACTTTTACGATCAAAATTCCAGAAAGATCGAAAATAGCTGAAGGATTGGATTTTGACCAGCAGTTAACCTATAAACAAAAATATGGTGATGTCCATGAAACAATGATAGCGCTAGCTAAAGAGTTTATGTACAGAGTGGATAACAGCACTGTTTTTCAATCAGTGATTGCCTAG
- a CDS encoding urease accessory protein UreD, with protein sequence MDNQENSWHGKLELVYAQRQNSTQLMFSHNQAPLKVQRPFYPEGEKICHSVILHTAGGVVAGDRLSSKIHLQSETDVLITTAAANKIYRSNGLYAKQKVSIQIDRGSCLEYLPQETIVFNGGRYRQDVRIELGEGSSFIGWEISRLGRTARGEKFLEGEILSHTEIWQGEVPLWIDRQHIPGGVEAFYNPHSLKGNPVIGSFVCVGLPISEERIEKSRSGIANGWDAGVTRLEQGMLCRYRGNSTSWAKNWFTNVWQDLRQSLLNRGNCIPRVWQITRN encoded by the coding sequence ATGGACAACCAGGAAAATAGTTGGCATGGAAAACTCGAGTTAGTCTATGCTCAACGTCAAAACTCCACCCAATTAATGTTCAGTCACAATCAAGCACCCTTAAAAGTACAACGCCCTTTTTACCCAGAAGGTGAAAAAATATGTCACAGTGTGATTTTACATACCGCTGGAGGTGTAGTAGCAGGCGATCGCCTGAGTTCAAAAATTCACTTACAATCGGAGACGGACGTACTAATAACCACAGCAGCTGCCAATAAAATCTATCGGAGCAATGGGTTGTATGCGAAACAAAAAGTAAGCATCCAAATAGATAGAGGATCATGTTTAGAATACCTACCTCAAGAGACAATAGTATTTAATGGTGGGAGATATAGACAAGACGTGCGCATAGAATTAGGAGAAGGGAGTAGTTTTATAGGGTGGGAAATCAGTAGACTGGGGAGAACAGCAAGAGGGGAAAAATTCCTGGAAGGAGAAATCCTATCCCACACAGAAATATGGCAAGGGGAAGTACCACTATGGATAGACAGACAACATATACCCGGTGGTGTAGAAGCATTTTACAACCCTCATAGTTTAAAAGGGAACCCGGTAATTGGCAGTTTTGTCTGTGTTGGTTTACCCATATCTGAGGAAAGGATAGAAAAGTCCCGTTCTGGGATTGCTAATGGGTGGGATGCTGGTGTAACCAGGTTAGAACAGGGAATGTTGTGTAGATATCGTGGTAATTCTACATCCTGGGCAAAAAATTGGTTTACAAATGTTTGGCAAGATTTGCGACAATCTTTGTTAAACCGTGGTAATTGTATTCCTAGAGTCTGGCAAATTACCAGGAACTAA
- the ureA gene encoding urease subunit gamma, producing MQLTPQEKDKLLIFTAALVAERRKNRGLKLNYPESIALISASILEGARDGQTVAQLMSYGTTLLTREDVMEGVAEMIHEVQVEATFPDGTKLVTVHNPIR from the coding sequence ATGCAACTGACACCCCAGGAAAAAGACAAGTTATTAATATTCACAGCTGCTTTAGTAGCTGAAAGAAGAAAAAATCGAGGATTGAAGTTAAATTATCCCGAGTCCATAGCCCTGATTTCCGCTTCCATTCTTGAAGGAGCAAGGGATGGACAAACAGTAGCACAACTAATGAGTTATGGAACAACTCTACTAACCCGAGAGGACGTAATGGAGGGTGTAGCAGAAATGATTCACGAAGTGCAAGTAGAAGCTACATTTCCCGATGGCACAAAATTAGTAACCGTTCACAATCCCATTCGATAG
- a CDS encoding urease subunit beta, which yields MIPGEIITLPGDIELNASRSTTNLIVANTGDRPIQIGSHFHFYEVNSSLKFDREKARGMRLDIPAGTAVRFEPGDEKEITLVPLVGRREIYGFNGKINGKL from the coding sequence ATGATTCCAGGAGAAATCATCACCTTACCAGGTGACATAGAACTAAACGCCAGTCGCAGCACCACTAACCTTATAGTAGCCAATACAGGAGATAGACCTATCCAAATTGGTTCACACTTTCACTTTTATGAAGTTAATAGCTCCCTGAAATTTGACAGGGAAAAAGCACGGGGAATGAGACTAGATATCCCCGCAGGAACAGCAGTCAGATTTGAACCTGGAGATGAGAAAGAAATTACCCTAGTTCCCCTAGTAGGGAGAAGAGAAATCTATGGGTTCAACGGTAAAATCAACGGTAAGTTATAA
- the ureC gene encoding urease subunit alpha: MPYKMNRRAYAETYGPTVGDKIRLADTELFIEVERDFTTYGDEVKFGGGKVIRDGMGQSPIANRDGAVDLVITNALILDWWGVVKADVGIKDGKIHKIGKAGNPYIQDNIDIIIGPGTEALAGEGMILTAGGIDTHIHFICPQQIEVAIASGITTMIGGGTGPATGTNATTCTPGPWNIYRMLQAADAFPVNLGFSGKGNTSQPQGLIEQIEAGVIGLKLHEDWGTTPATIDTCLTIADEYDIQVAIHTDTLNEAGFVEDTIAAFKHRAIHTYHTEGAGGGHAPDIIKVCGQANVLPSSTNPTRPYTLNTLDEHLDMLMVCHHLDPSIPEDVAFAESRIRRETIAAEDILHDLGGFSMISSDSQAMGRVGEVIIRTWQTAHKMKVQRGELSTPGKGADNFRAQRYIAKYTINPAITHGIADYVGSVEEGKMADLCLWNPAFFGVKPEIVIKGGMIAWAQMGDANASIPTPQPVHSRPMFGNFAGARHTTSLTFMSQIGLVREVPQMLGLKKSVVAVGKTRTITKQDMKLNDWLPRIEVDPETYEVRANGELLTCKPATILPMAQRYFLF, from the coding sequence ATGCCTTATAAAATGAATCGCCGGGCTTACGCTGAAACATACGGACCCACCGTAGGAGACAAAATTAGATTGGCAGACACTGAGTTATTTATAGAAGTAGAGAGAGACTTCACCACCTATGGAGACGAGGTCAAATTTGGTGGAGGAAAAGTGATTCGGGATGGTATGGGACAATCCCCAATTGCCAATAGGGATGGTGCTGTAGATTTAGTCATTACTAACGCCCTAATTTTGGATTGGTGGGGTGTGGTTAAAGCAGACGTTGGTATTAAAGATGGGAAAATTCATAAGATTGGTAAAGCTGGAAATCCCTACATTCAAGACAACATAGACATCATTATTGGACCTGGAACTGAAGCTCTAGCTGGTGAAGGTATGATTCTCACTGCTGGTGGAATAGACACCCACATACACTTTATTTGTCCCCAACAGATTGAGGTAGCTATTGCTTCCGGGATTACGACCATGATTGGTGGAGGAACGGGACCTGCTACGGGAACAAATGCCACAACTTGTACCCCAGGACCATGGAATATTTACCGAATGCTACAAGCAGCAGATGCTTTCCCTGTGAATTTAGGGTTTTCTGGTAAGGGTAATACCAGTCAACCTCAAGGACTAATAGAACAAATAGAAGCTGGAGTAATAGGCTTAAAACTCCATGAGGACTGGGGCACTACACCCGCAACAATTGACACCTGTTTAACCATTGCCGATGAATATGATATTCAGGTAGCCATTCACACTGATACCTTAAACGAAGCTGGTTTTGTGGAGGATACCATTGCAGCATTTAAACATCGGGCCATTCATACCTACCACACAGAGGGAGCAGGAGGAGGTCACGCACCTGATATTATTAAAGTGTGTGGACAAGCCAATGTGTTACCATCATCCACCAATCCCACTCGTCCTTATACTCTCAATACACTAGATGAACATTTGGACATGCTAATGGTATGTCATCATCTAGATCCTAGCATTCCTGAAGATGTGGCCTTTGCCGAATCTCGTATTAGAAGAGAGACGATCGCAGCTGAAGATATTCTCCACGATTTGGGTGGTTTTAGTATGATTTCTTCCGATTCTCAAGCTATGGGAAGGGTAGGGGAAGTAATTATTAGAACCTGGCAAACTGCCCATAAAATGAAAGTACAGCGGGGTGAACTCTCCACCCCAGGAAAAGGAGCAGATAATTTTCGCGCCCAAAGATATATAGCAAAATACACCATTAATCCTGCTATTACCCATGGGATTGCTGATTATGTTGGTTCGGTGGAAGAGGGAAAAATGGCGGATCTATGTTTATGGAACCCAGCTTTTTTCGGTGTGAAACCGGAAATAGTAATTAAGGGGGGAATGATTGCTTGGGCCCAAATGGGTGATGCTAATGCCAGTATTCCCACACCTCAACCTGTCCATAGCCGCCCTATGTTTGGTAATTTTGCTGGTGCTCGTCACACTACATCATTAACCTTTATGTCCCAAATAGGTTTAGTCAGAGAAGTTCCTCAAATGTTAGGATTAAAGAAATCAGTGGTTGCTGTTGGCAAAACTAGAACAATTACTAAACAGGATATGAAACTGAATGATTGGTTACCGCGCATTGAGGTTGACCCAGAAACCTACGAGGTCAGAGCCAATGGGGAATTATTAACTTGTAAACCCGCCACAATTTTACCAATGGCACAAAGATATTTTTTGTTTTAA
- a CDS encoding aldehyde dehydrogenase family protein has product MISIASVDPNTITTHLQTQREFFATGKTKDVNFRLAQLQKLRTLVTDNKESIITALKGDLNKPEFESYAMEIGAIKEIDYAIKHIKIWTKPKKTGVPLEFFNYSAKILPEPLGMVLIVSPWNYPFQLVISPLVGSIAAGNCTIIKPSELAPHTAKLLAKLIGEYFPPEYIRVVEGGVETSKQLLEQKFDHIFFTGSTSIGKIVMTAAAKHLTPVTLELGGKSPCIVDKEINLEHTSKRIIWGKFINAGQTCIAPDYLLVNKKIKSALINSLQQVLQEFYGDNPEVSPDFARIINKHHFHRLTELLKAGRIIVGGKINPERLYIAPTLIDDISLTDKIMEEEIFGRILPIIEYTDIQEVIEIINSKPKPLALYLFSENKKLQEQVLTNTSSGGVCINDTIIQVAVSSLPFGGVGDSGMGSYHGKAGFDTFSHYKSVLYNGFRLDLNWRYAPYLSKMSTLKKRRCIFAG; this is encoded by the coding sequence ATGATTTCCATTGCTAGTGTAGACCCAAATACCATAACCACCCATCTCCAAACACAAAGAGAATTCTTTGCCACAGGTAAAACTAAAGATGTTAATTTTCGCCTGGCACAACTGCAAAAATTGAGAACCCTGGTGACTGATAATAAAGAGTCTATTATTACAGCTCTAAAGGGTGATTTAAATAAACCAGAATTTGAAAGTTATGCCATGGAGATCGGAGCTATTAAAGAAATAGATTATGCCATTAAGCATATAAAAATATGGACTAAACCTAAAAAAACTGGAGTTCCCCTAGAGTTCTTTAACTATTCAGCTAAAATATTGCCCGAACCCTTGGGAATGGTTTTAATTGTTTCCCCTTGGAATTATCCATTTCAGTTGGTTATTTCGCCTTTGGTGGGATCTATCGCTGCGGGTAATTGCACCATCATTAAACCCTCTGAACTAGCACCCCATACAGCCAAATTGCTAGCAAAATTGATCGGCGAATATTTTCCACCAGAATACATTAGGGTGGTAGAAGGTGGGGTGGAAACTAGTAAGCAACTACTAGAACAAAAATTTGATCACATTTTCTTTACAGGTAGTACTAGTATTGGTAAGATAGTTATGACAGCAGCAGCTAAACATCTTACACCAGTCACCCTAGAATTAGGTGGCAAAAGTCCTTGTATTGTTGACAAAGAAATTAATCTAGAACACACCAGTAAACGTATTATTTGGGGCAAGTTTATTAATGCTGGTCAAACTTGTATTGCACCCGACTATCTGTTGGTAAACAAAAAAATTAAATCAGCTTTAATCAATTCTCTCCAGCAAGTTCTTCAAGAATTCTATGGAGATAACCCAGAAGTTAGTCCAGATTTTGCCCGAATTATCAATAAACATCATTTCCATAGATTAACCGAACTACTTAAAGCTGGTAGAATCATTGTGGGAGGAAAAATAAACCCAGAACGGTTATATATAGCACCAACACTAATAGATGATATTTCCCTAACTGATAAAATTATGGAAGAGGAAATATTCGGACGCATTTTACCCATAATTGAATATACAGATATTCAAGAAGTAATAGAAATCATTAACTCTAAACCCAAACCTTTAGCTCTGTATCTATTCTCTGAAAATAAAAAGCTGCAAGAACAGGTTTTGACTAATACTTCGTCGGGTGGCGTATGTATCAATGACACGATTATTCAAGTAGCGGTTTCTTCCTTACCATTTGGTGGAGTTGGTGATAGCGGTATGGGTAGCTATCACGGTAAAGCAGGATTTGACACTTTTTCTCACTATAAAAGTGTTCTGTATAATGGTTTCCGATTGGATCTAAACTGGCGTTATGCACCATATTTAAGTAAGATGTCCACCTTGAAAAAGAGGCGTTGCATATTTGCGGGATGA
- a CDS encoding IS1 family transposase (programmed frameshift), with amino-acid sequence MHCPNCGSSKIRKNGKRRGKQNHICVDCGRQFIDVYSPPKGYSEEVKQSCLRSYVNGMGFRAIERDKGVHHTTIIYWLKQIGSILPDAHQETPLVGELDELETFVGSKKNKIWLWTAVNHFRKNILAWVVGDHSSQAFQPLWDIVKLWQCFFYVTDGWRVYPSFIQPEDHIVSKTYMTRVEGENTRLRHYLARLHRKTLCYSKSVDMLRYSIKLLLHYLKYEVIPAFS; translated from the exons GTGCATTGTCCAAACTGCGGGTCTTCCAAAATCAGAAAGAATGGCAAACGTCGAGGTAAACAAAATCACATTTGTGTTGATTGTGGTCGTCAATTTATCGATGTCTATAGTCCACCTAAAGGCTATTCAGAAGAAGTTAAACAAAGTTGCCTGCGCTCTTATGTTAACGGTATGGGATTTAGAGCAATTGAACGCGATAAAGGCGTTCATCATACAACTATTATTTACTGGCTAAAACAAATTGGTTCCATACTTCCAGATGCT CACCAGGAAACACCCTTGGTAGGTGAGCTTGATGAGTTGGAGACCTTTGTGGGATCAAAAAAAAACAAAATATGGTTGTGGACAGCAGTAAATCACTTCCGTAAAAATATCCTGGCTTGGGTTGTGGGAGACCACAGCTCACAAGCATTTCAACCTTTGTGGGACATCGTTAAACTCTGGCAATGCTTTTTTTATGTTACTGATGGGTGGAGGGTTTATCCGAGTTTTATTCAGCCAGAGGATCATATTGTGAGCAAAACATATATGACTAGGGTAGAGGGTGAAAATACACGTTTACGTCACTACTTAGCGCGACTACATAGAAAAACGCTATGCTATTCAAAATCTGTAGATATGCTTAGGTATTCAATTAAATTATTACTTCACTATTTAAAGTATGAAGTAATACCCGCGTTTAGTTGA
- the rpmF gene encoding 50S ribosomal protein L32, whose product MAVPKKKTSKSKRDKRRATWRHKAAVEAKKALSLGKSILSGRSTFVYPTDEDEES is encoded by the coding sequence ATGGCCGTTCCTAAGAAGAAAACCTCTAAATCAAAACGAGACAAGCGTCGAGCTACTTGGAGACATAAAGCTGCTGTTGAGGCTAAAAAAGCTCTTTCTCTGGGTAAGTCAATTTTGTCTGGACGTTCTACTTTTGTTTATCCCACCGACGAAGACGAAGAATCCTAG
- a CDS encoding caspase family protein has product MANYWAITIGINQYELFQPLGWAQNDAEALNDLLVTELGFLEENCLLMTNSSPARGERSSHPNRENILYFLHELEAKFWQPGDYLWFFLSGYGVNYNNKDYLLPQDANPDRIGETAIPVGEIMQGFQTAGLNVLLIFDINRAFGTQADAPVGQEMLDLARELNMAIMLSCSPEQFSHESSELGHGFFTAALLEALSSAQCRSLKDLDSYLSYLAPQLCQHHWRPIQNPVIAIPDRLNSMFPASELEEAWKHDSNEQLIFPQESFAQILPLAQEIQSQKSPDLNSFLPENQIAENKNQSTVTSLQSHGGGNRGGSRFIPILPFAKDYAQLSTPQSAPLWQQFIWWGGGTIVGVIVMATIILQNHASFRLHKFSTPHDTSSNSEFSQNLTSPLLDTAKSLIRPDQASSYGDAIKMAKKIPPGQPEFDLAQAAINDWSDQILQLAKNHADQGELSQAIETAGLVPPQTSAFEDAQDAIQKWRRQKDRGDRNL; this is encoded by the coding sequence ATGGCAAATTACTGGGCAATTACTATTGGCATCAATCAGTATGAGTTATTTCAACCTTTAGGTTGGGCTCAAAACGATGCAGAAGCATTAAACGATTTATTAGTGACCGAATTGGGGTTCTTAGAGGAGAATTGTCTGTTAATGACAAATTCTTCCCCAGCAAGAGGAGAAAGGTCTTCTCACCCCAACCGAGAAAATATATTATATTTCTTGCACGAACTGGAGGCAAAATTTTGGCAACCAGGAGATTATCTCTGGTTTTTCTTGAGTGGTTATGGTGTTAATTATAACAACAAAGACTATTTATTGCCCCAGGATGCCAATCCAGACAGGATTGGGGAAACTGCTATACCAGTTGGGGAAATCATGCAAGGTTTCCAAACTGCTGGGTTAAATGTCCTACTGATATTTGATATTAATCGTGCTTTTGGAACCCAAGCAGATGCTCCTGTGGGTCAGGAAATGCTCGATCTGGCTCGGGAATTAAATATGGCCATTATGCTGTCTTGCAGTCCAGAACAATTCTCCCATGAAAGCAGTGAATTAGGTCATGGTTTTTTTACTGCAGCATTATTAGAAGCTTTATCTTCTGCCCAATGTCGTAGTTTAAAAGATTTAGACTCTTATTTAAGTTATCTTGCTCCACAACTATGTCAACATCATTGGCGACCTATTCAAAACCCTGTAATTGCTATTCCTGATCGTCTTAATTCCATGTTCCCAGCTTCAGAGTTAGAAGAAGCGTGGAAGCACGATTCTAATGAACAGTTAATTTTTCCCCAGGAAAGTTTCGCCCAGATTTTACCCTTAGCTCAGGAGATCCAGTCCCAAAAGTCTCCTGATTTGAATTCCTTTTTACCGGAAAATCAAATAGCAGAAAATAAAAATCAATCTACAGTTACCTCTTTACAGTCCCATGGGGGGGGTAACAGGGGGGGTAGTAGATTTATCCCTATTCTTCCCTTTGCTAAGGATTATGCTCAACTTTCCACTCCACAATCAGCTCCCCTTTGGCAACAATTTATTTGGTGGGGGGGTGGTACTATTGTTGGGGTAATTGTGATGGCAACGATAATTCTACAAAATCATGCCAGTTTCCGACTGCATAAATTCTCCACGCCCCATGATACCAGCAGCAATTCGGAATTTTCCCAAAATTTAACTTCTCCTCTCTTGGACACGGCCAAGTCCCTCATTCGACCAGACCAAGCATCTAGTTATGGTGATGCCATTAAAATGGCTAAAAAAATACCACCGGGACAACCGGAGTTTGATCTGGCCCAAGCTGCTATTAATGACTGGAGCGACCAAATTTTACAACTGGCTAAAAATCATGCCGATCAGGGAGAACTTAGCCAAGCTATAGAAACTGCTGGTTTAGTACCCCCCCAAACTTCTGCTTTTGAGGATGCTCAAGATGCCATTCAAAAATGGCGTAGACAAAAAGACCGGGGGGATAGAAATCTCTAA
- a CDS encoding Mo-dependent nitrogenase C-terminal domain-containing protein, translated as MKVFENTTKKIFLTSWVSPHQMEANPGSVVNEEQHSQTGWDMLGPVRNWLDNIKVQDRDFAHILCKLIPAQCPFERDVKLLGKVLFHIPPLCKLNPFYDQLTYLRFRALCYLADECGEA; from the coding sequence ATGAAAGTATTTGAGAATACAACCAAAAAGATTTTTTTGACCAGTTGGGTATCGCCACACCAAATGGAAGCAAATCCCGGTAGTGTGGTCAACGAAGAACAGCATTCCCAGACTGGATGGGACATGCTGGGGCCTGTGCGTAACTGGTTAGATAACATCAAAGTACAGGATCGAGACTTTGCCCACATACTATGTAAACTAATTCCCGCCCAGTGTCCTTTTGAGCGGGATGTAAAACTACTGGGAAAAGTCCTGTTTCACATTCCCCCCTTGTGTAAGCTCAATCCCTTTTATGACCAGCTGACCTATCTAAGATTTCGGGCGCTATGTTATTTAGCAGACGAATGTGGTGAAGCTTAG